The proteins below come from a single Thermoplasmata archaeon genomic window:
- the queA gene encoding tRNA preQ1(34) S-adenosylmethionine ribosyltransferase-isomerase QueA has protein sequence MDTRDFDYELPPELIAQEPSASRGEDRLLVLSPSGIEHRRFADLPGYLRPGDVLVLNDTRVLPARLRGRRATGGGLELLLLGLGDASGAVEALVRGKPLRPGELFHLPEGRGRVLRRIAGSRYLISIEFRKSREGDGRAGPLWGAPLLRYLELHGEMPTPPYIKKRLEAPERYQTVYAREVGSVAAPTAGLHLTPEMLASLRREGVGIAYLTLHIGLGTFAPVRSHSVEEHRMEAEYFRVPPESAELINRRTGRLVVVGTSTVRALESAAVPAEPRPRPSGPEEWGGGTTDGGRPRARVMPIEGWTELFIYPGYEFRVRPDMLLTNFHLPRSTLIMLVSALVGRERLLAAYCEAVREKYRFYSFGDAMLCIL, from the coding sequence CATAGAGCACAGGCGCTTCGCGGACCTGCCCGGGTATCTCAGGCCCGGCGACGTCCTCGTCCTGAACGACACGAGAGTTCTCCCAGCGAGGCTTCGCGGCAGGAGGGCAACGGGAGGCGGGCTCGAGCTCCTCCTCTTGGGCCTCGGGGACGCGAGCGGCGCTGTCGAGGCTCTGGTCAGGGGAAAGCCCTTGAGACCGGGAGAGCTATTCCATCTACCCGAGGGGCGCGGCCGGGTTCTACGGAGGATTGCGGGCTCGCGCTACCTCATTTCCATCGAATTCCGCAAGTCCCGGGAGGGGGACGGGAGAGCCGGGCCCCTCTGGGGCGCGCCGCTCCTCCGCTATCTCGAACTCCACGGCGAGATGCCGACCCCGCCCTACATTAAAAAAAGGCTGGAGGCGCCGGAGCGCTACCAGACCGTCTATGCGAGAGAGGTGGGCTCGGTGGCGGCGCCAACCGCCGGCCTCCACCTGACCCCAGAGATGCTCGCCTCGCTCAGAAGAGAGGGCGTTGGAATCGCGTACCTAACCCTCCACATCGGCCTCGGCACATTCGCTCCTGTGAGGTCCCACAGCGTCGAGGAACACAGGATGGAGGCGGAGTACTTCCGCGTCCCGCCCGAGAGCGCGGAGCTGATCAACCGCAGGACGGGGAGGCTGGTCGTGGTCGGCACGAGCACCGTCAGGGCACTGGAGAGCGCGGCGGTCCCAGCGGAGCCGCGCCCGCGGCCCTCCGGGCCGGAGGAATGGGGCGGGGGCACAACGGATGGGGGCCGCCCCCGGGCCCGCGTCATGCCCATCGAGGGCTGGACGGAGCTCTTCATCTATCCCGGATACGAGTTCAGAGTCAGGCCCGATATGCTCCTGACGAACTTCCACCTGCCCCGCTCGACGCTCATAATGCTGGTGAGCGCTCTGGTCGGCAGGGAGAGGCTGCTCGCGGCCTATTGCGAGGCCGTCAGGGAAAAGTACCGATTCTACAGCTTCGGGGACGCAATGTTGTGCATTCTATAG
- the tgt gene encoding tRNA guanosine(34) transglycosylase Tgt: MFELEAIDGRARAGVLRTPHGVVRTPAFMPVATKAVVKTLTPEELRAVGAPALISNSLHLHLRPGEEVIRELGGLHSFMGWDGPLFTDSGGFQLVRSGFDLRIRDGGIRFRSPLTGEVEELTPERSLEIQRALGADVAMALDHCPRYGAPPEEIASAARRTVEWARRAIDAGAGEGELFFGIVQGGLDERLRKECADSLVSLDLDGYGIGGLSLGEPRERMLEALGWSVSCLPLSKPRYMMGLGSAAELLDAVSAGVDLFDSAFPTRNARHWTVMSRSGGYSLRRPDSARARAPLDEGCVCPVCRRFTRAYLHHLAREGEMLGMRLVSIHNLFFVEWLMAEAREAIRARRFESFRQEFAAGLVESGEGEEE, from the coding sequence ATGTTCGAACTTGAGGCGATTGACGGGAGGGCGAGGGCGGGCGTGCTCCGGACGCCGCACGGTGTGGTGAGGACCCCCGCGTTCATGCCCGTGGCGACGAAGGCCGTTGTGAAGACGCTCACGCCCGAGGAGCTGAGAGCCGTGGGGGCGCCCGCGCTGATATCAAACTCCCTCCACCTTCACCTCCGGCCGGGCGAGGAGGTGATTCGGGAGCTCGGCGGCCTCCACTCTTTCATGGGATGGGACGGGCCCCTCTTCACCGACAGCGGTGGCTTCCAGCTCGTTCGCAGCGGCTTCGACCTGAGAATTCGGGACGGAGGCATCCGCTTCCGCTCGCCCCTGACGGGCGAGGTCGAGGAGCTCACGCCCGAGAGGAGCCTTGAGATTCAGAGGGCGCTTGGCGCGGACGTTGCGATGGCGCTCGACCACTGCCCGCGCTATGGGGCGCCCCCAGAGGAAATCGCGAGCGCCGCGAGAAGGACGGTCGAGTGGGCCAGGAGGGCCATAGACGCCGGCGCGGGCGAGGGAGAGCTATTCTTCGGAATCGTCCAGGGGGGCCTCGACGAGAGGCTGAGAAAGGAGTGCGCCGACTCCCTCGTCTCGCTGGATCTAGACGGCTATGGCATCGGGGGGCTCTCCCTCGGGGAGCCCAGGGAGAGGATGCTCGAGGCGCTTGGCTGGTCGGTCTCCTGCCTTCCTCTTTCCAAGCCCAGGTACATGATGGGTCTGGGCTCTGCGGCCGAGCTGCTCGATGCGGTCTCCGCGGGTGTGGACCTGTTCGACAGCGCATTTCCAACGCGCAACGCGCGCCACTGGACGGTGATGTCACGCTCCGGGGGCTACAGCCTCAGGAGGCCGGATAGCGCGCGCGCCCGCGCTCCTCTGGACGAGGGCTGCGTATGCCCCGTCTGTAGGCGCTTCACTAGGGCCTACCTCCACCATCTCGCGAGGGAGGGGGAGATGCTCGGGATGAGGCTCGTGTCCATCCACAACCTCTTCTTCGTTGAGTGGCTGATGGCCGAGGCGCGGGAGGCGATAAGGGCGCGAAGGTTCGAGAGCTTCAGGCAGGAATTCGCGGCCGGTCTGGTGGAGAGCGGGGAGGGGGAGGAGGAGTAG
- a CDS encoding winged helix-turn-helix transcriptional regulator: MEGVPVVVPRRIWPVCAAAAAIWLLSAPLPTASAGPCPEDSGSLERAQGLLWTRAETIASDFCPTPLSLISSSDGTQSLIWESGGVWHVLLDPQGRPLQSPKYLGPAARELWASRGGAPQAARDSFGYIHFVRASGGTEIYLTSHDPSGRLPSVDRLVRSNPFGVHGPSIVAVGEGLLVGYVSFEPLAGRYLYLLQPLGSGGTPSGPPISFEAPGGAQVLDGAFLPSENGTVDLVLSTTSGGIYLRLGATGGVELSAHVPLLPAGTLPGIARDTDGCAVLAWNTGGPGEKGRIALGRHVVAGEGFDVILITGPAEAISDPSLAFGAGGELVVAWLDGRYGTPEALYAVLRAGEWRAYPPNLRLGPAACATSPPLLSVSAGGRLHAVWAEGPELRLARGLTAGFRIHGTGFPADEAVVHPYVASRIPVVVRSTGGAPETLLVRIEPSSVPAGWRAVPETSELFLPGDGTAVAIVLVTPPASASGGRAMLSVVISSASNSSLSRAVEIPLRLEVRHRVTALLEPSEQAAAPGSPARFVVELRNGGDSDEELEITASSGPLLSISLDTSELIIHRGGTERRFLTASPDPLAPPGSVLPFTLRFVTPSAGEAATLSGAVLVAPPVLLRIQPSASEAEVEPGGTADFNITVGNAGTLTGEVGAAVEVVSGSGGWAHSLSPDQLILAPGEDGMLRLTVRAPESTPGRFVARLWAFSREWGTSAGTTVTVSVRETHSLLAHAIPERPTARPGSALPVLLTLRNRGSAAEEARVGIELPPGWSAEFIGLPEPLLLGPGAELSFRVFVHTHPGALAGEYNLRAVFTAPSGARAEADFIAAVEEVFGVSLTTSSPVLRMAPGEVAVALVHLRNLGNAPDNVLLGVEAPEGWTAVLRDAEMREVRGVSLEPRATAGLVLELRAPLAPGEGRPEIFVTAVSRGGLTERLGLVLRYLLPELSLSVRYSPDRFTEGRRVLAAVAVTNTGEVPARNVRVSLKVDGEGAQFEEILVLPGGSKATAYFAWRPTAGPHTLRFEVDPENAVVERDETNNVFIERVRIGGGPAAMPSIPAAAAAGAAAIALGALGALGAGTESGRYGLLSFLLVPLYTKIKRDDVLDHFVRGQVYGYIKANPGEHYNSIRKALSLKNGTLVYHLKTLERENFIKSVMDGRFRRFYPVEMKIPEPSDELVLRMTRIQRELLDIIAKNPGISQKEIASRIGLSAPTVHYHIDILTAARKIYVKRVGRETQCFATESEEAPAG, translated from the coding sequence GTGGAAGGAGTTCCCGTGGTGGTCCCCCGGCGCATCTGGCCGGTCTGCGCGGCAGCGGCCGCTATCTGGCTGCTCTCAGCCCCGCTTCCGACCGCCTCGGCAGGGCCCTGCCCTGAGGACTCGGGCTCGCTGGAGCGCGCACAGGGCCTCCTGTGGACGCGGGCCGAAACCATAGCCTCCGATTTCTGTCCCACACCCCTTTCCCTGATTTCGAGCAGCGATGGCACCCAGAGCCTGATATGGGAGAGCGGGGGGGTCTGGCACGTCCTTCTCGACCCACAGGGCCGCCCCCTGCAGTCCCCGAAATATCTCGGCCCGGCGGCTCGGGAGCTCTGGGCCTCGCGGGGCGGAGCGCCGCAGGCGGCGCGTGATTCCTTCGGTTATATCCATTTCGTCCGCGCCTCAGGCGGGACCGAGATATACCTGACGAGCCACGACCCCTCCGGGAGACTGCCGTCGGTGGATAGGCTCGTCCGCAGCAACCCCTTCGGCGTCCACGGGCCTTCTATAGTTGCCGTGGGCGAAGGGCTGCTGGTCGGCTATGTGTCCTTCGAGCCGCTGGCGGGCCGCTACCTATATCTCCTCCAGCCCCTCGGCTCCGGCGGAACCCCGTCGGGGCCCCCCATTTCCTTCGAAGCCCCAGGCGGGGCCCAGGTGCTCGACGGCGCCTTCCTACCGTCTGAAAACGGTACCGTGGATCTCGTCCTGAGCACGACCTCCGGCGGAATTTATCTGCGCCTTGGGGCCACGGGAGGGGTCGAGCTCTCGGCCCACGTCCCCCTGCTGCCCGCCGGTACCCTGCCCGGGATCGCAAGGGACACGGATGGGTGTGCGGTCCTCGCCTGGAACACGGGCGGTCCCGGCGAGAAGGGCAGAATAGCCCTCGGGCGCCATGTGGTTGCGGGAGAGGGCTTCGATGTCATTCTCATCACGGGACCGGCCGAGGCGATCTCGGACCCCTCCCTGGCATTCGGCGCCGGCGGGGAACTGGTCGTGGCTTGGCTCGACGGCCGCTACGGAACCCCGGAGGCACTCTATGCCGTCCTCAGGGCCGGGGAGTGGAGGGCCTACCCGCCCAACCTGAGGCTAGGGCCCGCGGCCTGCGCCACATCCCCGCCCCTCCTGTCGGTCAGCGCGGGCGGCAGGCTCCACGCCGTCTGGGCCGAGGGCCCAGAGCTCAGGCTCGCGAGGGGCCTCACGGCGGGCTTCAGAATTCACGGGACCGGCTTCCCGGCCGACGAAGCGGTGGTCCACCCCTACGTCGCATCGAGAATTCCAGTCGTGGTCAGGAGCACGGGGGGCGCCCCCGAGACCCTCCTCGTGCGCATTGAGCCATCCTCCGTCCCGGCCGGCTGGAGAGCGGTCCCCGAGACCAGCGAGCTCTTCCTCCCCGGCGACGGGACAGCCGTCGCCATTGTCCTGGTCACCCCGCCCGCGTCGGCAAGCGGCGGGAGGGCAATGCTAAGTGTCGTGATTTCTTCCGCATCGAATTCCTCGCTCAGCCGCGCCGTCGAAATCCCTCTAAGGCTCGAGGTCAGGCACAGGGTAACCGCGCTCCTCGAGCCCTCTGAGCAGGCTGCCGCGCCGGGTTCGCCCGCGCGCTTCGTTGTCGAGCTTAGGAATGGTGGGGACTCCGACGAGGAGCTCGAGATCACAGCCTCTTCCGGCCCCCTCCTCTCCATCTCTCTCGACACGAGCGAGCTGATAATTCATCGCGGCGGGACCGAGAGGCGTTTTCTCACGGCCTCGCCCGACCCTCTGGCCCCACCCGGCAGCGTCCTCCCCTTCACCCTAAGGTTCGTGACGCCATCCGCGGGCGAGGCGGCCACCTTATCGGGCGCGGTATTGGTGGCGCCGCCCGTCCTCCTCCGAATTCAGCCCTCGGCGAGCGAGGCTGAGGTGGAGCCCGGGGGCACTGCCGACTTCAATATAACTGTGGGCAACGCCGGGACCCTTACCGGCGAGGTAGGGGCAGCCGTCGAGGTTGTCTCCGGCAGCGGCGGCTGGGCCCACTCCCTCTCGCCCGACCAACTCATCCTCGCGCCCGGCGAGGATGGCATGCTCCGGCTCACTGTCCGCGCCCCCGAGAGCACCCCGGGCCGTTTTGTCGCGAGGCTCTGGGCGTTCTCGAGGGAGTGGGGCACCTCGGCCGGGACCACCGTCACCGTCTCGGTGAGGGAGACCCACTCTCTCTTAGCCCACGCAATTCCCGAGAGGCCCACGGCCCGACCCGGTTCCGCGCTGCCTGTCCTCCTGACCCTCCGCAACCGCGGGAGCGCCGCGGAGGAGGCGAGAGTGGGAATCGAGCTCCCACCCGGCTGGAGTGCGGAGTTCATCGGGCTCCCGGAGCCTCTGCTCCTTGGACCCGGGGCCGAGCTCTCATTCAGGGTATTTGTCCACACGCACCCCGGCGCCCTCGCTGGGGAGTACAACCTCAGGGCCGTCTTCACCGCCCCCTCGGGCGCTCGCGCGGAGGCGGATTTCATCGCCGCTGTGGAGGAGGTCTTTGGAGTCTCCCTGACCACATCGTCGCCAGTGCTCAGGATGGCGCCGGGCGAGGTCGCCGTCGCCCTCGTCCATCTCAGGAACTTAGGTAACGCCCCGGACAATGTCTTGCTGGGAGTCGAGGCGCCGGAGGGCTGGACGGCCGTCTTGAGGGACGCGGAGATGCGCGAGGTCCGCGGAGTCAGCCTCGAACCGCGCGCAACCGCCGGTCTTGTGCTCGAGCTCAGGGCCCCGCTCGCGCCGGGCGAGGGCCGGCCGGAGATTTTCGTCACCGCCGTCTCGCGCGGAGGCCTCACGGAGCGCCTGGGCCTCGTTCTGCGCTACCTCCTCCCGGAGCTCTCCCTGAGCGTGCGCTACTCGCCCGACAGATTCACCGAGGGTAGGCGGGTCTTGGCCGCCGTCGCTGTGACCAACACGGGAGAAGTGCCGGCGCGCAACGTCCGTGTGAGCCTGAAGGTCGACGGTGAAGGCGCCCAGTTCGAGGAGATTCTGGTCCTCCCTGGCGGCTCGAAGGCGACGGCCTACTTCGCCTGGAGGCCGACCGCGGGCCCCCACACCCTCAGGTTCGAGGTCGACCCAGAAAACGCTGTCGTGGAGAGGGACGAGACCAACAACGTCTTCATCGAGAGGGTGAGAATCGGCGGGGGGCCCGCGGCAATGCCGTCGATTCCGGCGGCGGCGGCCGCGGGCGCAGCGGCAATAGCGCTCGGGGCGCTGGGGGCCCTTGGGGCGGGGACAGAGAGCGGGAGGTACGGCCTGCTCTCGTTCCTGCTCGTCCCGCTCTACACCAAGATAAAGAGGGACGACGTGCTCGACCACTTCGTCCGGGGGCAGGTCTACGGATACATCAAGGCCAACCCCGGCGAGCACTACAACTCGATTCGCAAGGCCCTGAGCCTGAAGAACGGGACGCTCGTCTACCACCTCAAGACGCTCGAGAGGGAGAACTTCATCAAGTCGGTGATGGACGGGAGGTTCAGGCGCTTCTACCCCGTGGAGATGAAGATACCCGAGCCCTCGGACGAGCTCGTGCTCAGGATGACGCGCATCCAGCGCGAGCTTCTGGACATTATCGCCAAGAACCCCGGCATCTCACAGAAAGAGATCGCGTCTCGAATAGGCCTGAGCGCCCCGACGGTCCACTACCACATCGACATTCTGACCGCGGCCCGGAAGATATACGTGAAGCGCGTGGGGAGGGAGACCCAGTGCTTCGCGACTGAGTCGGAGGAGGCCCCGGCGGGGTGA